TCATTTATATCCGCGGCTTAGGTGAGCGCTACTCCAGCACCCGCTTAAACGGCGCCAACGTACCCAGCCCGGACTTAACCCGCAACGTTATTCCGCTGGACATTTTCCCGTCCAGCATCATCAGCAGTTTGTCGGTACAAAAAGCCTATTCGCCGGATATGCCGGCGGCATTCGGCGGCGGTAATGTCGATATCCGTACCAAGACAATCCCGGACGACTTTTTCTTTGATATTGAAATGGATATCGGCGGCGATTCCGCTTCAAGCAAAGGTTACAGCTACTCGGGCGGCAGTGACGACTGGTTAGGCACAGACGACGGCACCCGCGGTTTGCCCGGCGCCATAGATGTTGCCTTCGACCGTTATAAGGCCGACTTCTCCCTGGATAATATTATCACCACGGAAGAAAAAATTTCCGGCCAGGATTTTTCCGCCGCAGATGCCCGCGCCATCAACAAATCATTGGCGAAATCGCTGAATAACAACCAGGACATCAGCAACAAAAGCCTAGAACCCGATATGGGCTTTTCCATTGCCACAGGTAATTCCTTTGACGAAAGCTACTTTGGCGGCACCCTAGGCTTTATGGCGGCGTTAAGCTACGACAACGGCTGGACCCACAGCGAGCAAACCAGCGGTAAAATTTCCGGCGGCGCGGCCAGCAACGACTGCCAGGAAACGGTTACCCTTGAATGTTACGACCGTCTGGATACCGGGGCAAAAACCACCAATGAGATCAAGCTCAACGGTATTTTAAACCTGGGTTACCAGTTGGGGGATCACAAGGTTTCCCTGTCCAACATGTTATTGCGCAACACAGATGATGAAGTGGAAGTTTTCACCACGGCGCAACCGGATAACGAACTGACCATGGCGGACGGCAAATTGTCCCGTACCCACAAAACCAAGTTCGAAGAAAGGGAGCTGATCGTTACCCAGTTGCTGGGCCAGCATACCTTCAACAACTTTTACGGTTTGGGCATCGACTGGCAGTACACCAACTCCACCGCCACCACAGATATTCCCAACGAAACCGAGCTGAAAGTACAGGATGTTTTCTATAACGGCGTATACCAGTATTCCGAAGCGCTGGAAGTGACCAACGTCAGCACCCACGGTTTTGTGGAAATGGAAGACGAAGTGGAGTCTTATGGCTGGAATGCCAGCCTGCCGTTATTTTTCAGCGACTTTGAAATTGAACTTAAAGCCGGCGGCGATTTCCTTGAGAAAAACCGCGATTACCGTACCGATGTTTTTGGCTTTAACTTTAACGAAGCGGTAGTGTTAAACACCAATGAAGATAATGTTCTCAATATCGGCGGCGCCTTTACCGATGAGTTCATCGACAATACCGACTTTGATTTCGTTTTCAACGAGCCGAAAACCGACGATTATGTCGCGGCGCAACTGATCGATGCCTACTATGGTTCATTCGATGTTATTTACGATCAAAAATGGCGTGTCAGCGGCGGTTTGCGCTGGGAAGACTTCCGTCAGACCTCGCTGGCCTTCTCCCGCCAGATCTACAGCATCACGGATTTTAACGAGATCTTTACCCCGGAAAATATCGAAAACTCTTCCATCGTTGAAGACGATATTTTCACCGCCCTGGCCCTGACCTATCTGGGCGAGGGAAGCCAGTACCGCCTCAGTTATGGCGAAACCATTGTACGTCCGGATATGCGGGAAGTGTCGCCGGTAGAATTTATCGACCCTATTACCGACCTGAAAACCGTTGGTACCGTAGGGCTTAAATCCAGCCCGGTGAAGCACTACGACGCCCGCTGGGAGTATTACGGTGACAACGGCAACAACTTCTCGCTGGCGGCGTTTTACAAGGATATTCAGGATCCGATTGAAACTAAGCTATTGGTGGGGGACGACAGCTACAGCTTAACCTACCTCAACGGTGAAGAAGCCAAGGTGTACGGTGTCGAAGCCGAATGGCTGTACGACCTGTCCGGTTTAGTGCTCGACGGTTTATTCTCATCCGGTAACATCACCTTAAGTGACTCCGAAACCGTATTGGCGGCGGAAGATGCCGGTACCCAGAGCCAGAAGCGCCGCATGACCGGGCATTCCGAATATGTGGTTAACTTCCAGCTCGGCTACGACTCGGCAGACGGCAACCACAGCGGTTCTTTGGTTTACAACGTGTTCGGCGAGCGTATTCTTGCTGCCGGCGCCGGTGACCGTGGAGACGCCTTCGAGCAGCCGTTCCACTCGCTTGACCTGGTTTATACCTATTATCCAAGCTATTCAGGTACGCTGAAATTAAAAGTGCAGAACCTGTTAGGTGAAGACATGGAAGTGCTGCAAGATAATATCAAGGTGAAAACCCGGGAAATCGGCACAGGTTTCTCTATCAGCTATAAGCACAGTTTTTAACCCCAGTTAAAGGCGAAATTAAAAACAAGCTTAAAAGTAAAAAGCAGCAAATTCCCGTGGGGTTTGCTGCTTTTACTTATCTGGTTTTAAATAGCTATATTTCCTCGTATTTTTCACTCCTGTTTAGATGAAAAACACCATCTGTTCATGCTTTCACTCTATCAGGTTGTTCTCAGCTAGTGCCCGTTATTTTTTGGGCTATTTTCTGACTTTTTTCGCGCGAATAAACTGCCTTAAACGCCATTGTTCAGCTATGCTCAAAGGTTAGATTAAAGATGGATTTTTGATGAAGAAAGTTCTCGCCTATATTGTTGCCGGTCTCTTCTGCTTTTGGTTAGTTGTTGCCTTTTTACTGCCCGCTGAAAGGGTGTTTCAAATGTCTATCGCCGCAGAGCGCTATTTTGCCGGTTTAGCTGTGCATAAGGTAAAACTCGGCGAACTGGAAATCGAGTACCTGCGTGGCGGGCAGGGGCCAACACTGCTGTTAATTCATGGTTTCGGCGCCGACAAAGACAACTGGACCCGGCTGGCCCGCTACCTTACCGCCGACTTTGACGTGATCGCCCCGGATCTACCGGGATTCGGCAACAGCAGCAAAAATAGCGCCCTGGATTACGATGTCCTGCCGCAGGCAGAACGGTTAAAGCAGTTTGCCGATGCCCTGGGCATTAACACTTTTCACCTGGCCGGAAATTCCATGGGGGGATATATCGCCGGCAATTATGCGGCCCTTTATCCCGGGGATGTGCAGAGTTTATCTTTGCTGGCGCCGTTTGGCGTGCTTGGCGCGCAAACCAGTGAAATGTTTGCCGAGATAAAACAGGGGAAAAGTCCCCGGGTGCTGGTGAAGAATAAGCAGGAATTTAAACAATTGCTGGAGGTGGTTTTTGTCGACCCGCCCTTTATTCCGCAGGCGATACTGGATCACCTGGCGCTGCAGGCGGAACAGTCCTTCGCCCTGAATAGCAAAATTTTTCACCAGATCCATAATCTCGACCAGGGCGCAATCCGGCCAACGGCCCCTTTGAACCTGGTACTCAAGGAATATCCGGGGCCGATCTTAGTGCTCTGGGGAGATAAAGACCGGGTGCTGCATGTCAGTGGTGCGGAAGTGCTTAAACAGCTATTAGCTGACGCCCGTGTGGTGGTGATTCCTGATGCCGGTCATTTGCCTATGATAGAAATGCCGGGCCGGACGGCGGAGATTTTCACCTCATTTATAGCGGCGCAAAAGCATTAACCTGTTTTAACGGCTGTTGCTGTAAAACAGGTTAAATAGAGCACTCCTGCCGAGCTTTTATTAACTACTCAAGCACCTCGAACTCATCCTGTGCCAGTTTAAATTCGCCGTCCGCCTGCCGTTGCCATAACTCTTTATGGATAACGCCGCCGGCATTATTCATGCGCCAGCGTGAGCTCAGGAGCACGTTTTGTTCATCAATCACTTCATAAACTGGTTCGATATAGTTTACGTCGCTAAAACCTTTATCGATCAGATCCTGCCAAAAAGCTTTGATGGCTTCATACCCGGTAAAAGTACCGAAGGGGCGCGCCCGCATAACCGCTCCTGGGGTGTACTGCCTGGCGCATAGCTCGGCATTTCCCTGGTTGAAGGCGTTTTTCCAGGTTTCGCTTGCCTGGGTGACTTTGGCTAAAATGTCTGTTTTTTGCTGTTCGTTCATAATATTTTGTTTCCCGGTAATGGTGTTTATGGGGTTAGCTTAACCAGAAGAAGGGTTTGGAAAAAGCCGGTAAAGCTGCAATCACTGTTCAGAAATAATGAACAATAACACGAGATATTACCGCTATATTGAACTAGTTGCAGGCAACACATAGCCAGAACCCGGGGAAATTTTTTCGGGCGAGCGAGCCATTTTCCGGGGGCAAAAAACTGTGCTTTTCACCCTCAAAAAATCAACAAAAAAAGACCAGCCCGCCATTGATTTTACCGGCCAGCTAGTCTTTATTTATAAGGCTATCCATCCAAAAAA
This genomic window from Thalassomonas viridans contains:
- a CDS encoding TonB-dependent receptor plug domain-containing protein, with amino-acid sequence MKTKTSNFKLSQLSLGLMLALSAGITSGFAPGAYAAEEDEQELAMEEVVAVATRLQGSATAVIEERKQQAFVADIMGAEQISRTGDSDAASALRRVTGLTLVDGKFIYIRGLGERYSSTRLNGANVPSPDLTRNVIPLDIFPSSIISSLSVQKAYSPDMPAAFGGGNVDIRTKTIPDDFFFDIEMDIGGDSASSKGYSYSGGSDDWLGTDDGTRGLPGAIDVAFDRYKADFSLDNIITTEEKISGQDFSAADARAINKSLAKSLNNNQDISNKSLEPDMGFSIATGNSFDESYFGGTLGFMAALSYDNGWTHSEQTSGKISGGAASNDCQETVTLECYDRLDTGAKTTNEIKLNGILNLGYQLGDHKVSLSNMLLRNTDDEVEVFTTAQPDNELTMADGKLSRTHKTKFEERELIVTQLLGQHTFNNFYGLGIDWQYTNSTATTDIPNETELKVQDVFYNGVYQYSEALEVTNVSTHGFVEMEDEVESYGWNASLPLFFSDFEIELKAGGDFLEKNRDYRTDVFGFNFNEAVVLNTNEDNVLNIGGAFTDEFIDNTDFDFVFNEPKTDDYVAAQLIDAYYGSFDVIYDQKWRVSGGLRWEDFRQTSLAFSRQIYSITDFNEIFTPENIENSSIVEDDIFTALALTYLGEGSQYRLSYGETIVRPDMREVSPVEFIDPITDLKTVGTVGLKSSPVKHYDARWEYYGDNGNNFSLAAFYKDIQDPIETKLLVGDDSYSLTYLNGEEAKVYGVEAEWLYDLSGLVLDGLFSSGNITLSDSETVLAAEDAGTQSQKRRMTGHSEYVVNFQLGYDSADGNHSGSLVYNVFGERILAAGAGDRGDAFEQPFHSLDLVYTYYPSYSGTLKLKVQNLLGEDMEVLQDNIKVKTREIGTGFSISYKHSF
- a CDS encoding alpha/beta fold hydrolase, translated to MKKVLAYIVAGLFCFWLVVAFLLPAERVFQMSIAAERYFAGLAVHKVKLGELEIEYLRGGQGPTLLLIHGFGADKDNWTRLARYLTADFDVIAPDLPGFGNSSKNSALDYDVLPQAERLKQFADALGINTFHLAGNSMGGYIAGNYAALYPGDVQSLSLLAPFGVLGAQTSEMFAEIKQGKSPRVLVKNKQEFKQLLEVVFVDPPFIPQAILDHLALQAEQSFALNSKIFHQIHNLDQGAIRPTAPLNLVLKEYPGPILVLWGDKDRVLHVSGAEVLKQLLADARVVVIPDAGHLPMIEMPGRTAEIFTSFIAAQKH
- a CDS encoding YybH family protein, with amino-acid sequence MNEQQKTDILAKVTQASETWKNAFNQGNAELCARQYTPGAVMRARPFGTFTGYEAIKAFWQDLIDKGFSDVNYIEPVYEVIDEQNVLLSSRWRMNNAGGVIHKELWQRQADGEFKLAQDEFEVLE